A genomic window from Thalassoroseus pseudoceratinae includes:
- a CDS encoding ArsR/SmtB family transcription factor, with the protein MMTNTVESIEEKSAPRFPELPDQLEKDLVQIFKLLSDETRLRILLYLAREGELHVTALCERLGQSQPAVSHHLALLRVAGLIEARRDGKHNFYSVRQNHFHRVVTELFDTLSDPHTDEFRFDDFVVSQDQA; encoded by the coding sequence ATGATGACAAACACTGTAGAATCGATCGAGGAAAAGTCCGCGCCCCGCTTCCCGGAACTGCCGGATCAACTCGAAAAAGATCTCGTTCAAATCTTCAAACTGCTCTCAGACGAAACGCGTCTGCGGATTTTGCTTTATCTCGCCCGTGAAGGCGAATTGCACGTCACCGCCCTTTGTGAACGGCTCGGCCAAAGCCAGCCTGCGGTCAGTCATCACTTGGCCCTGTTGCGAGTTGCGGGTTTGATCGAAGCCCGTCGTGATGGCAAGCATAACTTCTATTCGGTTCGTCAAAATCACTTCCATCGCGTTGTGACGGAACTGTTCGATACGCTCAGCGATCCTCACACCGATGAGTTCCGCTTCGACGATTTCGTCGTGAGCCAAGACCAAGCCTAG
- a CDS encoding branched-chain amino acid aminotransferase: protein MKNLSMALLNDEAGFVVSSELVLVCTICVLGLIVGLSEMAIGVNEELEDVGSAVGCLNQSYEYALPHGAKGCGTGSAFYDGFDEGDSQFDVNCNGIPQAEY, encoded by the coding sequence ATGAAAAATCTCTCCATGGCTTTGCTGAATGACGAAGCCGGTTTTGTCGTGTCGAGCGAATTGGTGTTGGTTTGCACGATTTGTGTCCTCGGTTTGATCGTGGGCCTCTCGGAAATGGCCATCGGCGTGAATGAGGAACTGGAAGACGTCGGTTCGGCCGTCGGCTGCCTGAATCAAAGCTACGAATACGCCTTGCCCCACGGCGCCAAAGGCTGCGGAACCGGAAGTGCCTTCTACGACGGTTTCGACGAAGGTGATTCCCAGTTCGACGTCAACTGCAACGGCATCCCACAAGCTGAATACTAA
- a CDS encoding FKBP-type peptidyl-prolyl cis-trans isomerase translates to MIRFGTGLIAALMLVGSLQAQDAPGLETNKKKVSYAVGRSIGQNLAQRGADFDNTALFQGIRDALAGKDSPLTDEQVQTAFTAFQEEIAKAAMTKSEAYLAENKKKEGVKTTDSGLQYKVMKQGTGAAPKANSVVKVHYHGTLPDGTVFDSSVNRKQPATFPVNRVIKGWTEALQMMKVGAKWQLVIPPELAYGKSGSQGAIGPNQVLIFDVELLGIEEAGAAAPN, encoded by the coding sequence ATGATTCGGTTTGGCACAGGATTAATCGCCGCTTTGATGTTGGTTGGCAGCTTGCAGGCTCAAGATGCCCCCGGTCTGGAAACCAACAAGAAGAAAGTCAGTTATGCCGTTGGCCGAAGCATCGGCCAGAATCTGGCTCAACGTGGTGCCGATTTCGATAACACGGCGTTGTTTCAAGGCATCCGCGATGCACTCGCCGGCAAAGATTCTCCGCTGACCGATGAGCAGGTTCAAACCGCTTTCACGGCGTTCCAAGAAGAAATCGCCAAAGCAGCGATGACCAAAAGCGAAGCCTACTTGGCTGAGAACAAGAAGAAAGAGGGCGTGAAAACGACCGACAGCGGACTGCAATACAAAGTCATGAAACAAGGTACCGGTGCGGCTCCCAAAGCCAATAGCGTGGTCAAAGTGCATTACCATGGCACCCTGCCCGACGGGACCGTCTTCGACAGCTCTGTCAATCGTAAACAACCGGCCACGTTCCCTGTGAACCGGGTCATCAAGGGTTGGACCGAAGCTCTGCAAATGATGAAAGTCGGCGCCAAATGGCAATTGGTCATTCCGCCGGAACTTGCCTACGGCAAATCGGGTTCGCAAGGTGCGATTGGCCCAAATCAGGTGCTGATCTTCGACGTGGAATTGCTCGGAATCGAAGAAGCCGGAGCAGCCGCTCCGAACTAG
- a CDS encoding branched-chain amino acid aminotransferase, giving the protein MNLLTTLWADEAGFVVSAELILVCTILVLGLVVGLAEVGTGVNEEMEDVGSAIGSVNQSYSFTGFTGFKGDLSGSIFYDQKDDGDTEFDVRCDGGVQKEFGYSY; this is encoded by the coding sequence ATGAACCTTTTGACCACACTTTGGGCTGACGAGGCGGGATTCGTCGTGTCAGCGGAACTCATTCTCGTTTGTACGATTCTCGTGCTCGGACTGGTTGTCGGCTTGGCCGAGGTCGGAACGGGAGTGAACGAAGAAATGGAAGACGTCGGCAGTGCCATTGGCAGCGTCAACCAAAGCTACTCCTTCACCGGCTTCACCGGATTCAAAGGCGACCTGTCGGGAAGCATCTTCTACGATCAGAAAGACGACGGCGACACAGAATTCGATGTTCGCTGTGACGGCGGCGTGCAAAAAGAATTTGGCTACAGCTACTAG
- a CDS encoding dodecin, with product MDAHIYKKIELTGTSPNSVEEAVQNAITKAGESVREMKWFELSELRGDISDNKVAHWQATIKVGFRLDG from the coding sequence ATGGATGCACATATCTACAAGAAGATCGAACTCACCGGCACGTCACCAAACTCCGTTGAGGAGGCCGTTCAGAATGCCATCACGAAAGCTGGGGAATCGGTTCGTGAAATGAAGTGGTTTGAACTATCCGAACTCCGGGGCGATATCTCCGACAACAAAGTTGCCCACTGGCAAGCGACGATTAAGGTCGGTTTCCGCCTGGATGGTTGA
- a CDS encoding CHAD domain-containing protein: MSYRLQTGESVPQAMRRIANEQIEKAIHELADSNRGRHDTVHQVRKRFKKLRGLVRLARPAMGKKYHQENRWFRDAGRKFSHIRDAETLIETVKRLETRSPSPMEIETLGRLRERLEDRRRALADEVNLDALLAELRARLEKHRQSIVEWRFSDKSFSAVLDGVHITYDRARDCMQTAFKKPTDENWHQWRKRAKYHWYHVRLLRSLWKPVMKVRSSELDRLADDLGDDHDLAVLMQRLRDQPEEFGGTETMEILTPMVDAHRKELKQSARRRGRLLFAESSKRFVKRLKAYGKVWQNDAAGKN; this comes from the coding sequence ATGAGCTATCGACTGCAAACCGGAGAATCGGTTCCTCAAGCGATGCGTCGCATTGCGAACGAACAAATTGAGAAAGCGATTCATGAACTCGCCGACTCGAATCGAGGGCGTCATGATACGGTTCACCAAGTTCGCAAACGCTTCAAGAAACTTCGTGGATTGGTTCGGCTTGCCCGTCCGGCGATGGGGAAGAAATATCATCAGGAGAATCGTTGGTTCCGCGATGCCGGTCGAAAGTTCTCCCACATTCGCGATGCAGAAACGCTAATCGAAACGGTCAAACGTCTCGAAACGCGAAGCCCGTCACCCATGGAGATCGAAACACTAGGACGTCTTCGAGAACGACTTGAAGACCGTCGCCGAGCGTTGGCCGACGAGGTCAACTTGGATGCATTGCTCGCGGAATTGCGAGCACGCCTGGAGAAACACCGACAATCGATTGTGGAATGGCGGTTTTCCGATAAGTCGTTCTCGGCCGTTCTGGATGGCGTTCACATCACGTACGACCGGGCACGCGATTGCATGCAGACCGCGTTCAAAAAACCGACAGACGAAAATTGGCATCAGTGGCGGAAGCGAGCGAAGTACCACTGGTATCACGTTCGGCTCCTGCGGTCACTTTGGAAACCGGTGATGAAAGTTCGCAGCTCAGAACTCGATCGGTTGGCGGACGATCTCGGCGATGATCACGATTTGGCGGTTCTCATGCAGCGACTCCGCGATCAACCCGAAGAATTTGGCGGCACTGAAACCATGGAGATACTCACGCCGATGGTCGATGCTCACCGCAAAGAACTCAAGCAGTCGGCTCGGCGACGGGGGCGGTTGTTGTTCGCAGAAAGCTCCAAACGGTTCGTCAAACGCCTCAAAGCGTATGGAAAAGTTTGGCAGAACGACGCGGCTGGAAAAAACTGA